In Rhizobium sp. 11515TR, the DNA window CGTGCTGATGTGCGCGATAAAGGGGCGGTCCGCGAGGCTTTGCAAGGCATTGATGCCGTCATCCACCTAGCGGCGGAGGTCGGTGTCGGCCAGTCCATGTACGAGATTGCCCGTTATGTAGGTACCAACGATCTCGGTACCGCCGTTCTTCTGGAAGCCATGATCGGCCTTCCGATCAGACGAATTGTCGTCGCATCCTCGATGAGCGTCTATGGCGAGGGCATGTATGTCTCGCCGGTAGGGCATCGCCTCGGCTATATAAGGCGCGATGTCAGTCGTCTCGCCGAGGGACTGTGGGATCCGCTGAGCCCCAACGGTGAGCCGCTCCTGCCTGCGCCCACAGATGAGGAGAAACCCGTCGATCTGGTCTCGATCTATGCGCTGACAAAATATGCGCAGGAGCGCCAGACGCTCATCTTCGGCCGCGCCTATGGCATCGATGCAGTGGCATTACGTCTGTTCAACGTCTTTGGTGCCGGTCAGGCGCTTTCGAATCCCTATACGGGCGTGCTCGCCAATTTCGCGTCGCGTCTTGCCAATGGCCAGCCGCCGATGATTTTCGAAGATGGCAATCAGCGCCGCGACTTTGTTCATGTGCGCGATGTTGCTCGCGCTTTTCGCCTGGCACTGGAGCGCAAGCCGGCGGCGGGTCACGTCATCAATATCGGCAGCGGCCAAGCCTATACCATAGCGCAGGTCGCAATGCTGCTTGCCGCAGCCATGGGGACTCCTGAATTGGCACCCGAAATTACCGGCAAATCCCGCAGCGGCGATATCCGTCATTGCTTCGCCGATATTTCAAAAGCGAGGGAATTGCTCGGCTTCGAGCCGCGTTACCATCTCGATGGATCGCTCGAGTCCTTTGCGGACTGGGTTTTGACGACCGAAGCTATCGATAGGAATGCCGAGATGACCCAGCATCTCAAGGAACGAGGGCTCATGTCATGAGATTACCCGAAGGCCCAATCATCATTGTTGGCGGCAGCGGCTTCATAGGAAGCAATCTCGCCGACAGCTATCTTAGAGACGGTGAGGACGTGATCGTCCTCGACAATCTTAGCCGGCCCGGCGTCGAGCAGAATCTTCGCTGGCTGAAAAGCAATCACGGAGATCGCGTTCAATCGGCAATCGCGGATATCCGCGACTTCGATGCCATCGCTCCATTTTTCATAGGGGCACGGGCAGTCTTTCATCTTGCGGCTCAAACGGCGGTGACGACCAGCCTCGACCATCCTCTGCATGATTTCGAGACGAATGCCCGTGGCACGCTCAATGTGCTGGAAGCTGTCCGCAAGGCGGGCAACACGGCGCCGATCATTTTTTCCAGTACGAACAAGGTCTACGGCGACATTCACGACATCGCGATGGCCGGATTGGAAGATCGCTATATACCCGCCGACGAATTGCTGCGCGAGCACGGCTTCGACGAGGATCGCAGACTGAATTTCTGCACGCCATATGGCTGCTCCAAGGGGGTCGCAGATCAATATGTCCTCGACTATGCCAAGTCCTTCGGTTCGCTTACCGCCGTTTTGCGCATGAGCTGCATCTATGGCCCACGGCAGTTTGGCACCGAAGATCAAGGCTGGGTCGCTCATTTCATGATCCGCGCACTGAACGACGAAGCCATTTCGATTTATGGCGACGGCCGGCAAGTGCGAGACATTTTGCATGTCGATGATGCCGTTCGCGCCTATCGGGGCCTGCTGAACTCGATCGATGAGGCCAAGGGCAAGGCCTTCAATCTGGGGGGAGGGCCTGACAATGCCGTGAGCATTCGCATCGTGCTCAGGGAAATCGAAAGGATCATCGGCAGGCCGATTGCGACCATGCACTCCGACTGGCGCGTTGGGGATCAGCTTTACTTCGTCACGAACACCGGCGCATTGCGCGAAGCCATCGGCTGGGCGCCCAAAATATCATGGCGCAGCGGCGTGCGTGATCTTTGCGATTGGCTCGTGACCAACCGCCTGGGCGATTCTTATCGCGAGCGGAGGGTCTCAGCATGAATGGAGAGGTCGATGTCTGCCAATCCAGTTTGATACCTTCGCCGGTTTATAGGCTTAACGCTCGCAAGCCGCAGACGGTTCTCATGACGGTGGATGCCGTCGGCGGCGTATGGCGATACGCGATGGATCTCGCCAAGGGATTACAGCGGTTTGGGGTCCACACAGTGTTCGCCGGGCTTGGGCCGTCGCCTTCCTCCGAACAGGAGCAGGAAGCAATTGCAATGGGGCCATTGGTTTGGCTGGATGCACCCTTGGATTGGACGGCGGGAAATGAAGATGAGCTCGACACCATTTCCCATCTTCTCGGGGAGCTTATCGATCGGTATTCGATAGACTTGCTTCATCTCAATCTCCCCTCACAGGCTGCCGGTCTCGATATCGATCTGCCTGTCGTCGTTGTTTCGCATTCATGCGTGGTGACATGGTTTCAATCCGTGCGCGGTGTGGGTGTCCCCGATCCATGGAGATGGCAATTCTCGCGCAACCGGCGAGGTTTCGACCGCGCCGATATCGTCGTTGCGCCGAGTCATAGTCACGCGCATGCGCTCCAAACGTGTTACGGGCCGATCTCCCCTTTGAAGGTCGTCCATAACTCAAGCGAACTCCATGCGCAGCCAGCTCCAAAGGAGAATTTTGCCCTGGCGGTTGGCCGATGGTGGGACGATGGCAAGAATGGTGCGGTATTGGATGCAGCCGCACGCCTCTCACGCTCGAAGATATTTATGGCGGGGGCTGTGGATGGACCGTCCGGCCAGCATTTTTCCATCAGGCATGCCGTTCAGCTGGGAGAATTGCATCATCACCAGGTCGCCGCCGTTATGACCCAGGCCGGTATCGTCGTGTCGCCTTCACTCTACGAACCCTTCGGGCTCGCTGCGCTTGAGGGAGCCCGTGCCGGAGCCGCGCTCGTATTAGCGGATATTCCGACCTATCGCGAGCTTTGGGACGGAGCCGCACTCTTTGCAGATCCGCACGACGCCGTCGGGTTTGCCGATGCGATCGATTTGCTGTCAGAGGACGAGAGGCTGCGGAAAGAGAAAGGTTTATCGGCACAAAATCGATCGCAGGCCTATTCGCTCGATCATCAGTGCCGGTCGCTTCTGAATGTTTACGCAAGCGCCATGCAACATGCCGATATGAGAGAGGCGGTGCATCCATGAAATTCGTATTCTACACGCACTCTCTCGTTTCGGATTGGAACCATGGCAATGCGCATTTCCTGCGGGGGGTCATGCGTGAGCTCCTCAAGCGCGGACATAGTGCGATTGCCCTGGAGCCTTCCGATTCCTGGAGCCGCCGCAATCTCCTCATGGATCAGGGTCCGCAGACGCTGGAAGCTTTCCGCCGCACATTCCCGCAGTTGACATCACTCTCCTACGACAGCGCCTTCGACCACGAGGAGGCGATTAGCGATGCTGATGTCGTCGTCGTCCACGAGTGGACGGATCCCGCACTCGTCAAGCGCCTTGGTAAAGCCAGACGCATCGGCGGGCGTTTCACACTCATCTTCCATGACACGCACCATCGCGCCGTCTCCGCACGGAGCGAAATCGCAGGCCTCGATCTTGAGAACTATGACCTTATTCTCGCTTTTGGCGAGACTTTGCGGCAGCGCTATCTCAAGGCAGGGTGGGGAAACAATGTCTTCACGTGGCACGAAGCCGCCGACGAGGCGTTGTTCAGGCCGATGCCCGAGGTGGAAAAGAAGGGCGATCTCATATGGATCGGCAATTGGGGCGACGATGAACGCAGTGCCGAGATCGGCCGTTTTCTCGTTGAGCCTGCGAGCCGTATCGGGAAATACGCACTTACGACCAGCGTGCGAGGTGTGCGCTATCCTCCGGCCGCGCTTGAGGCTCTGCGCAAAGCCGGCATCCATTACGGCGGCTGGATCGCCAATGCCGAGGTGCCGCGGGCATTCGCCGAAAACCGCGTGACCGTGCATATTCCCCGTCGCCCCTATGTTGAATCCCTGCCAGGCATTCCGACGATACGTGTCTTCGAGGCACTCGCCTGTGGGATTCCGCTGATATCCGCACCATGGGACGACTGCGAGGAGCTTTTCCGGCCCGGTAAGGACTTTCTCATCGCCGGAACCGGCGACGAAATGACCCGCCTCATTCGCGATGTCCTTTCGGACCAGGCGCTCGCCGATGCGCTGATTGCATCCGGCCTGGAGCGCATACGCACGCGCCACACCTGCGGCCATCGCGTCGACGAACTCCTGAAAATTCTGGATCGGCATAATGCAGTGGGTAAGCGGGAGGTTGCGGAATGAAGATCGCTTTCTACGGCTCGAGCCTTCTTTCGGCCTATTGGAACGGTGCGGCCACCTATTACCGCGGTCTGCTGAAGGCATTGGCGGCCAGGGGTTACCGCATCACCTTCTACGAGCCGGACGTTTATCAGCGCCAGGAACATCGCGATATCGATCCACCCGATTGGTGTGAGGTCGTCGTCTATGATGGAACGATTGCCGCCTTGAAGAAGGTTGCGGCCGAGGCCGCCCTTGCCGATATTGTCATCAAGACGAGCGGCGTCGGCTTCGAGGACGATCTGCTTTTGCAGGAGGTCATGACGGCTGCCCGGCCGGAGGCTCTCAAAATTTTCTGGGATGTGGATGCGCCGGCGACGCTTGCCGAAATGCAGACATCCGCGGATCATCCGCTTCGCAAGGCACTTGCCGACCTAGATCTGATTTTGACCTATGGCGGCGGGGAGCCTGTCATAAAAAAATACCGGCAGCTTGGCGCGCCAGTATGTATTCCGATCTATAACGCGCTCGATCCGCAGACACATCATTCCGTCATCGCCGATCCTCGCTTCGAGGCGACCCTTGGCTTTCTTGGCAACCGTCTGCCTGATCGAGAGGCGCGGGTCGAGGCCTTTTTTCACGAGCCGGCCGCAGCCATGCCTTCGCAGCGCTTTCTTCTGGGCGGTGCAGGCTGGGACGACAAGCCGATGTCGAGTAACGTCCGCTATATCGGGCACGTACCGACCCGCGATCACAACGCCTTTAACGCGACACCGAGGGCGGTGCTCAATATCTCGCGCGAGAGCATGGCCGAAAATGGCTTTTCGCCAGCCACTCGGGTGTTTGAGGCGGTCGGCGCCGGCGCCTGCCTGATCACCGACTATTGGGACGGAATTGACCATTTTCTGACGCCGAACGAGGAGGTGTTTGTCGCGCGCGACGGCCGAGATGTGTGCGAAATCCTGTCCGGCCTGACACCCGATCGTGCAGCAGAGACCGGGAAAAGAGCGCTCGCTCGCGTGCTCGGCGCACACACTTATCAGCACCGGGCCGTCGAAGTCGATCAGCTCTTACGGTCCCGTTTCGCAAGCAAGGAGGCCGCCGAATGAGTCGCGCACTCGACATCGTGATATTGGGTCTCTCCTTGTCTTCCTCCTGGGGAAATGGTCATGCTACGACATTCCGTTCCTTGATCAGAGGTCTCCATGCCGAGGGGCATCATGTGCTTTTCCTCGAGCGGGATGTTCCCTGGTATGCTGCGCATAGGGACCTTTGCGATGCGGATTTCTGTGAGCTTTCTTATTACGGCAATATCGATGAACTCAGAAGCCGCTTTAGGCAGCGATTGATCGCCGCCGATGCCGTCATCATCGGTTCCTATGTGCCGGATGGCGTAACGGTGATCGATACGGTTGCCGCGCTAAAGCCCCAGCTCTTATGCTTCTATGATATCGACACGCCGGTTACGCTTGCGAAACTCGGACAGGACGACCAGGAATATGTCGCCAGGCGTCAAATGCCGATATTCGATGTCTATCTGTCTTTTTCGGGGGGAGGCGTTCTTAACCGGTTGATGGCGGAATTTGGCGTCTCACGCGCGGAAGCTCTCTATTGCTCGGTCGATGAGCGGCGTTACAGGAATACGGGCGAGGAGACCTTTTGGGATCTCGGCTATCTTGGCACCTACAGCCGCGACCGCCAGGAGAAATTGCAGAAGCTTCTGATAGAGCCGGCGCGGCGGTTGCCGCATATGCGCTTTATCGTTGCCGGGCCGCAATTTCCCGCTGATATCGACTGGCCCGAGAATGTAACTCGCATTGAACACCTCGCGCCCGCCGATCATCCGTCCTTCTACAGCCGGCAAAGGTTTACCCTCAATATTACTCGCTCCGACATGATCGAGGCAGGCTGGTCGCCAAGCGTGCGCCTGTTCGAGGCGGCAGCTTGCGGCACCCCGATCATCAGCGATTTCTGGCGCGGTATCGACGAGCTTTTCCCACAGGATCGCTCCATTTTGATCGCGCATGACACTGCAGACGTGGTCGGTGCGCTGACCGGTCTTTCGGAGGAAACGAGGCGCGGAATGGCGGATCTCGCGCAGCGCATCGTCCATGGTGATCACACCGGGCGTGCCCGCGCCAGGCAGTTGGCGAATATTCTGTCGGAAGGCCTGCCGCAAAATCGAGTAGGCCGACGTGCGTTAGCGTAGAAATCTAAAGGAGAAATTGCATGCGGCAGGTAATCAAAAAGAACATTCTCGTTGCTGGAGGCGCAGGCTTTGTCGGCTCTCACCTTTGCGACGCACTCATGGCCGGCGGCCATCGGGTCATTTGTGTCGACAGCTTTTTGACAAGCTCGCCCAATAATATCAAGCTATTGCAAAATAACTCTAATTTCACGCTTATCGAGCATGACATATGCGAAGAGCTTGAGATCGCCGAGCCGCTCCATCAAATCTACAACCTGGCGTGCCCGGCCTCTCCGCCATTCTATCAGGCCGACCCTATCCATACGATGATGACCAGCGTGGCCGGAACGGGGAATCTCCTGAAACTCGCAGAGCGTCATGGCGCCTCCTTCCTGCAGGCTTCCACGAGCGAAGTCTATGGCGATCCGGAGGAGCATCCGCAGCAGGAAGACTATTGGGGTCACGTCAATTGCATCGGACCGCGCGCATGCTACGACGAGGGAAAACGTGCGGCGGAGGCTCTCTGCTTCGATAGTCTGCGTGCGGGCTCCGTCGACGCGCGCGTCGTGCGCATCTTCAATACATATGGCCCTCGCATGCAGCCGAATGATGGGCGTATTGTCTCAAATTTCATCGTCCAGGCGCTGCAGCAAGAACCACTGACGATTTACGGGGATGGCAACCAGACGAGATCCTTTTGCTACGTGTCCGATCTGGTTGAGGGGCTGATCCGCTCGATGAATGTGCAGCCAAATGTCGGCTTGCCAATCAATCTCGGCAATCCGGGGGAGTTTACGGTCAAAGAACTTGCGCAAGTGATCCTGGAGATGGTGCCGACAAACTCAGGCATTGCTTACCGGCCGCTGCCTATCGACGATCCACAGCGTCGGCGGCCGGACATAACGCGCGCAAAGCAACTTTTGTCCTGGGAGCCGAAGGTTCATCTCACCGAAGGCCTGGAATATACCGTTGCCTGGTTTCGTCAGGCGCTTCACGAACCGCAATCTATCCAAAGGCCACGTCATAAGACCACGCCGATCCGGCGTCCGACGGGTCTTTCAATCGGAGCGTGATCATGGAGAGCGAAGAGGAGTTGCGGCGCCAGATTGCCGAACTGGCGCCATGGTTTCACAACTTGCGTATAAGAGGCATCGAAACAGCTCCCGATCATTTTCTCGGGGACTATCCAAGCTTCAAATGGCGGCGCTTCAAGGATGTCGTTCCCCTGGATTTGACGGGCAAGACCGTTCTCGACATCGGCTGTAACGCGGGATTTTATTCGCTTGAGATGAAACGACGCAATGCAGACCGCGTGGTGGCGATCGATACAGATCCGCATTATCTGCGGCAAGCCGCATTCGTGGCAAAGCAGGCCGAGGTTGACATCGACTTCCGGCAAATGTCCGTCTACGAGATCGAGCAACTGCGCGAAAAGTTTGATCTCGTCCTTTTCATGGGTGTCCTCTACCATCTGCGTCATCCCCTCCTGGCGCTTGACCTGCTTCGAGAGCACGTCGTCAAGGATCTGATGCTGTTTCAATGTATGCAGCGCGGCGTGGACGACACGCCGGAACTGAAGGACGATTACGACTTCGAGGACAGAGAGATTTTCAATCGTCCTGATTATCCGAAGCTGTTCTTCGTAGAAAATCGCTATGCCGGGGATCCGACAAACTGGTTCATACCGAACAAGGCGGCGACGGAGGCGATGCTGCGCAGCGCAGGATTTACAATGCTGCAGAATCCGGAACCAGAGGTATATCTCCTGCGGTGCAGTACCCGTCGTTTTATGGTCGAAAAACCACCTCTCATTCGCTTACAGGATGAGGGGCAAGGGTGATGCGTCTCAGTGGGCGCGAATGCTCTGCGTTTACTTCCGCTGCGCGAGCCCTGAGAGATTTGGATACGGAACATCGCCGAGA includes these proteins:
- a CDS encoding NAD-dependent epimerase/dehydratase family protein; this encodes MSHILVTGGCGFIGRHVTEELLENGYQVRILDALIDQVHGPSGFQNVMDTTDVVRADVRDKGAVREALQGIDAVIHLAAEVGVGQSMYEIARYVGTNDLGTAVLLEAMIGLPIRRIVVASSMSVYGEGMYVSPVGHRLGYIRRDVSRLAEGLWDPLSPNGEPLLPAPTDEEKPVDLVSIYALTKYAQERQTLIFGRAYGIDAVALRLFNVFGAGQALSNPYTGVLANFASRLANGQPPMIFEDGNQRRDFVHVRDVARAFRLALERKPAAGHVINIGSGQAYTIAQVAMLLAAAMGTPELAPEITGKSRSGDIRHCFADISKARELLGFEPRYHLDGSLESFADWVLTTEAIDRNAEMTQHLKERGLMS
- a CDS encoding NAD-dependent epimerase/dehydratase family protein; this translates as MRLPEGPIIIVGGSGFIGSNLADSYLRDGEDVIVLDNLSRPGVEQNLRWLKSNHGDRVQSAIADIRDFDAIAPFFIGARAVFHLAAQTAVTTSLDHPLHDFETNARGTLNVLEAVRKAGNTAPIIFSSTNKVYGDIHDIAMAGLEDRYIPADELLREHGFDEDRRLNFCTPYGCSKGVADQYVLDYAKSFGSLTAVLRMSCIYGPRQFGTEDQGWVAHFMIRALNDEAISIYGDGRQVRDILHVDDAVRAYRGLLNSIDEAKGKAFNLGGGPDNAVSIRIVLREIERIIGRPIATMHSDWRVGDQLYFVTNTGALREAIGWAPKISWRSGVRDLCDWLVTNRLGDSYRERRVSA
- a CDS encoding glycosyltransferase family 4 protein, which translates into the protein MTVDAVGGVWRYAMDLAKGLQRFGVHTVFAGLGPSPSSEQEQEAIAMGPLVWLDAPLDWTAGNEDELDTISHLLGELIDRYSIDLLHLNLPSQAAGLDIDLPVVVVSHSCVVTWFQSVRGVGVPDPWRWQFSRNRRGFDRADIVVAPSHSHAHALQTCYGPISPLKVVHNSSELHAQPAPKENFALAVGRWWDDGKNGAVLDAAARLSRSKIFMAGAVDGPSGQHFSIRHAVQLGELHHHQVAAVMTQAGIVVSPSLYEPFGLAALEGARAGAALVLADIPTYRELWDGAALFADPHDAVGFADAIDLLSEDERLRKEKGLSAQNRSQAYSLDHQCRSLLNVYASAMQHADMREAVHP
- a CDS encoding CgeB family protein, with the translated sequence MKFVFYTHSLVSDWNHGNAHFLRGVMRELLKRGHSAIALEPSDSWSRRNLLMDQGPQTLEAFRRTFPQLTSLSYDSAFDHEEAISDADVVVVHEWTDPALVKRLGKARRIGGRFTLIFHDTHHRAVSARSEIAGLDLENYDLILAFGETLRQRYLKAGWGNNVFTWHEAADEALFRPMPEVEKKGDLIWIGNWGDDERSAEIGRFLVEPASRIGKYALTTSVRGVRYPPAALEALRKAGIHYGGWIANAEVPRAFAENRVTVHIPRRPYVESLPGIPTIRVFEALACGIPLISAPWDDCEELFRPGKDFLIAGTGDEMTRLIRDVLSDQALADALIASGLERIRTRHTCGHRVDELLKILDRHNAVGKREVAE
- a CDS encoding CgeB family protein, which produces MKIAFYGSSLLSAYWNGAATYYRGLLKALAARGYRITFYEPDVYQRQEHRDIDPPDWCEVVVYDGTIAALKKVAAEAALADIVIKTSGVGFEDDLLLQEVMTAARPEALKIFWDVDAPATLAEMQTSADHPLRKALADLDLILTYGGGEPVIKKYRQLGAPVCIPIYNALDPQTHHSVIADPRFEATLGFLGNRLPDREARVEAFFHEPAAAMPSQRFLLGGAGWDDKPMSSNVRYIGHVPTRDHNAFNATPRAVLNISRESMAENGFSPATRVFEAVGAGACLITDYWDGIDHFLTPNEEVFVARDGRDVCEILSGLTPDRAAETGKRALARVLGAHTYQHRAVEVDQLLRSRFASKEAAE
- a CDS encoding CgeB family protein, translating into MSRALDIVILGLSLSSSWGNGHATTFRSLIRGLHAEGHHVLFLERDVPWYAAHRDLCDADFCELSYYGNIDELRSRFRQRLIAADAVIIGSYVPDGVTVIDTVAALKPQLLCFYDIDTPVTLAKLGQDDQEYVARRQMPIFDVYLSFSGGGVLNRLMAEFGVSRAEALYCSVDERRYRNTGEETFWDLGYLGTYSRDRQEKLQKLLIEPARRLPHMRFIVAGPQFPADIDWPENVTRIEHLAPADHPSFYSRQRFTLNITRSDMIEAGWSPSVRLFEAAACGTPIISDFWRGIDELFPQDRSILIAHDTADVVGALTGLSEETRRGMADLAQRIVHGDHTGRARARQLANILSEGLPQNRVGRRALA
- a CDS encoding UDP-glucuronic acid decarboxylase family protein, with amino-acid sequence MRQVIKKNILVAGGAGFVGSHLCDALMAGGHRVICVDSFLTSSPNNIKLLQNNSNFTLIEHDICEELEIAEPLHQIYNLACPASPPFYQADPIHTMMTSVAGTGNLLKLAERHGASFLQASTSEVYGDPEEHPQQEDYWGHVNCIGPRACYDEGKRAAEALCFDSLRAGSVDARVVRIFNTYGPRMQPNDGRIVSNFIVQALQQEPLTIYGDGNQTRSFCYVSDLVEGLIRSMNVQPNVGLPINLGNPGEFTVKELAQVILEMVPTNSGIAYRPLPIDDPQRRRPDITRAKQLLSWEPKVHLTEGLEYTVAWFRQALHEPQSIQRPRHKTTPIRRPTGLSIGA
- a CDS encoding TIGR04290 family methyltransferase; this translates as MESEEELRRQIAELAPWFHNLRIRGIETAPDHFLGDYPSFKWRRFKDVVPLDLTGKTVLDIGCNAGFYSLEMKRRNADRVVAIDTDPHYLRQAAFVAKQAEVDIDFRQMSVYEIEQLREKFDLVLFMGVLYHLRHPLLALDLLREHVVKDLMLFQCMQRGVDDTPELKDDYDFEDREIFNRPDYPKLFFVENRYAGDPTNWFIPNKAATEAMLRSAGFTMLQNPEPEVYLLRCSTRRFMVEKPPLIRLQDEGQG